The following are from one region of the Bacteroidales bacterium genome:
- a CDS encoding DUF4249 domain-containing protein, protein MRKIFLIIPAIFIFLTSCTERIDIKLDDSFTRLVVYGAITTDTTRHYIELSTTSSYYYNEAPPPVTGASLEISDDQGNTESLTELEPGKYATSPLFFALPGRTYTLRIELAGELNGHKTYLATSSVNPIYPIDSIGLVYQPDWGEKGFYEVTCYYQDPPTRDFYMFNIFKNGEMLTDTIRNRFVIDDGFFNGNYTNGIGVGFLNQANEREVLRVGDTITFQGCNITEEYFNFVQTLQSETGFQNPLFSGPPANVKSNISNGAVGFFAAYAVAYSRKVFQP, encoded by the coding sequence ATGAGAAAGATATTTTTGATCATACCAGCTATTTTTATATTTCTTACGTCTTGCACCGAGCGCATTGACATTAAACTGGATGATTCCTTTACACGACTGGTTGTTTACGGTGCCATAACAACTGATACCACGCGGCATTATATCGAATTATCCACTACTTCCAGTTATTATTACAATGAAGCTCCGCCGCCTGTTACAGGTGCCAGCCTGGAAATCTCTGATGATCAGGGTAATACGGAAAGCCTTACAGAATTGGAACCCGGAAAATACGCGACTTCTCCCCTGTTCTTCGCCTTACCGGGAAGAACATATACCCTTAGAATTGAATTGGCAGGGGAGCTAAACGGACACAAAACTTATCTGGCAACTTCATCTGTTAACCCCATTTACCCGATTGATTCAATCGGATTAGTTTACCAGCCCGACTGGGGAGAAAAAGGTTTTTATGAAGTCACCTGTTACTACCAGGATCCCCCCACCAGGGACTTCTATATGTTTAACATTTTTAAAAACGGCGAAATGCTTACCGATACCATCAGAAACCGGTTTGTCATCGATGATGGATTCTTCAACGGTAATTATACCAATGGAATTGGCGTAGGTTTCCTCAATCAGGCAAACGAAAGGGAAGTGCTTAGGGTTGGCGACACAATTACTTTCCAGGGTTGCAACATTACCGAAGAATATTTTAATTTCGTCCAGACTCTGCAATCTGAAACCGGTTTTCAGAATCCGTTGTTCAGCGGCCCGCCGGCAAATGTCAAAAGCAATATCAGTAACGGCGCCGTAGGTTTTTTTGCTGCTTATGCAGTAGCCTATTCCAGAAAGGTTTTTCAACCTTAA